One part of the Vicia villosa cultivar HV-30 ecotype Madison, WI linkage group LG6, Vvil1.0, whole genome shotgun sequence genome encodes these proteins:
- the LOC131612303 gene encoding GATA transcription factor 4-like has product MKMDVCQNVSISGDCKQEKLLNPSSSLDDLFSAQNMEVNVEMEWLSVFVEDCFSSPQSCVLLPSNAQNTATTTISSNPSNTTNKPKQQNESPFAVPGKARSKRKRLSAPRRPKDPLSILSNTLNPQNESLCYDPPLLKQTYWLADSELIVPKVDIDTEVVEKEVLKKERFDFEGFEAENDVNNGQNPVLPTRRCTHCLSQRTPQWRAGPLGPKTLCNACGVRYKSGRLLPEYRPAKSPTFVSYLHSNSHKKVMEMRMNVVSSIPSE; this is encoded by the exons ATGAAAATGGATGTTTGCCAAAATGTATCAATTTCTGGTGACTGCAAACAAGAGAAACTCCTCAACCCTTCAAGTAGTCTTGACGACCTCTTTTCAGCTCAAAACATG GAAGTGAATGTTGAAATGGAGTGGCTTTCAGTGTTTGTTGAAGACTGTTTCTCAAGCCCACAAAGCTGTGTCTTGTTACCCTCAAATGCTCAAAACACAGCAACTACTACCATTTCATCAAACCCTTCAAACACAACAAACAAACCAAAGCAACAAAATGAGTCACCTTTTGCAGTTCCAGGCAAAGCAAGAAGCAAAAGGAAGAGACTTTCAGCTCCAAGAAGACCAAAAGACCCTTTGAGCATTTTATCAAACACCTTAAACCCACAAAATGAGTCACTATGTTATGACCCTCCTCTTCTAAAACAAACCTATTGGTTAGCTGACAGTGAACTCATTGTACCTAAAGTAGACATTGACACAGAGGTTGTTGAAAAGGAAGTTCTCAAAAAGGAAAGGTTTGATTTTGAGGGCTTTGAGGCTGAAAATGATGTTAACAATGGACAAAATCCAGTTCTTCCAACAAGAAGATGCACTCATTGTTTGTCACAGAGGACACCACAATGGAGGGCAGGACCATTAGGACCAAAGACATTGTGCAATGCTTGTGGTGTGAGGTACAAATCTGGGAGGTTGTTACCAGAGTATAGGCCTGCTAAGAGTCCAACTTTTGTGAGCTATTTGCATTCTAATTCACATAAGAAAGTCATGGAGATGAGGATGAATGTTGTGTCTTCTATTCCTAGTGAGTAG